From the genome of Streptomyces sp. V1I1, one region includes:
- a CDS encoding UbiA family prenyltransferase produces the protein MPSTPSAEDTVAAPIDFPVRPATGLLTACHPLPAAAVTAFTAALAAAVEHSLLSGTVTVCAVAAGQLSVGWCNDRIDLQRDRKAQRRDKPLATGQARAGAVTVAAASALALCILLSVACGPLAGCIHLGGVATAWWYNLHLKRTAASWLPYAFAFGTLPAVVTLALPGGSWPPLWLTAAAALLGTGAHFANVLPDIDHDLAAGVTGLPQRLGRRRAGPTAALLVLASSFVLVLAPPGPVSVSGWAVLGSTTLLCTAALDRPLGAADGKLAFRATMAIAGADVVQLLLHGTDLR, from the coding sequence GTGCCGAGCACCCCCAGCGCCGAGGACACCGTAGCGGCACCCATCGACTTCCCGGTCAGGCCAGCGACAGGCTTGCTGACAGCGTGTCACCCGCTTCCCGCCGCAGCAGTAACCGCCTTCACCGCCGCTCTGGCCGCTGCAGTGGAGCACAGCCTCCTCAGCGGCACTGTCACGGTATGCGCGGTGGCCGCCGGACAGCTCTCAGTCGGCTGGTGCAACGATCGCATCGATCTGCAGCGCGACCGAAAAGCCCAGCGCAGGGACAAGCCGCTGGCCACCGGCCAAGCACGGGCTGGGGCGGTGACCGTCGCCGCAGCCTCGGCCCTCGCGCTGTGCATTCTCCTGTCGGTGGCCTGTGGACCACTCGCGGGCTGCATTCATCTGGGCGGTGTAGCGACAGCCTGGTGGTACAACCTCCATCTGAAGCGCACGGCCGCTTCCTGGCTGCCGTACGCCTTCGCCTTCGGCACCCTACCCGCCGTCGTCACCCTCGCCCTGCCCGGCGGCTCATGGCCTCCGCTGTGGCTGACGGCCGCCGCCGCTCTGCTGGGCACGGGGGCCCACTTCGCCAATGTGCTGCCGGACATCGACCATGACCTCGCAGCAGGCGTGACGGGTCTTCCCCAGCGGCTGGGCAGGCGGCGGGCCGGCCCAACGGCGGCTCTCCTGGTGCTCGCTTCGTCCTTCGTTCTGGTCCTGGCGCCTCCCGGGCCGGTCTCCGTGTCCGGCTGGGCAGTACTGGGGTCCACGACGCTGTTGTGCACGGCCGCCCTTGACCGACCGCTCGGCGCGGCCGACGGAAAGCTCGCTTTCCGGGCCACCATGGCGATTGCCGGGGCCGATGTCGTCCAACTGCTGCTTCACGGCACCGATCTCCGCTGA
- the phoU gene encoding phosphate signaling complex protein PhoU, with the protein MRAAYHEELASIRDGLVEMAHLAGSAMGRATSALLDADLQLAESVISADVTVDALQRDLEHRAIALLARQQPVATDLRLVVTSLRMSADLERCGDLAQHVAKLARLRHPERAVPGDLRRTILEMGQLAQRLMAQAAEVLITPDVDAALQLEKDDDRMDELHRVIFEHLLDDRWQHGVETAVDVTLAGRYYERFADHAVSVARRVVYLVTGKYADELATDPPAPA; encoded by the coding sequence ATGCGGGCGGCTTATCACGAGGAGTTGGCGTCGATCAGAGACGGCCTGGTGGAAATGGCACACCTGGCCGGTTCGGCCATGGGTCGGGCCACCAGCGCTCTACTGGATGCGGATCTGCAGCTTGCGGAGAGTGTGATCTCGGCCGATGTCACGGTCGATGCTCTGCAGCGGGATCTGGAGCACCGGGCGATCGCGCTGCTGGCGCGGCAGCAGCCGGTCGCCACGGATCTGCGCCTCGTGGTCACCTCGCTGCGCATGAGCGCGGATCTGGAGCGCTGTGGTGATCTTGCCCAGCACGTGGCCAAGCTGGCCCGGCTTCGCCATCCCGAACGAGCGGTGCCAGGCGATCTGCGGCGCACCATTTTGGAGATGGGCCAGCTTGCGCAGCGTCTGATGGCGCAGGCCGCCGAAGTGCTCATCACTCCGGACGTCGATGCTGCGCTGCAGTTGGAGAAGGACGACGACCGTATGGACGAGCTGCATCGCGTGATCTTTGAGCACCTGCTGGACGACCGGTGGCAGCATGGTGTGGAAACGGCCGTGGACGTCACGTTGGCCGGCCGTTATTACGAGCGTTTCGCTGACCATGCCGTCTCGGTGGCCCGCCGCGTGGTCTACCTGGTCACGGGCAAGTACGCGGACGAACTGGCCACGGATCCGCCCGCGCCTGCGTGA
- a CDS encoding IS701 family transposase encodes MRVGELASCRVRLEEFGGEVFAPLVRRDQREKGALYLRGLLLDGRRKSMQPMAGRLGVDHQQLQQFITSSTWAFDAVRARLAWRAVRVVRPQAWVVDDTGFPKDGISSPGVARQYSGTLGKVGNCQIGVSVHAASDTASCPLSWRLFLPESWDTPEAASRRERCRIPDDEHHRPKWQLALEMLDDLAGTGLKPAVLVADTGYGANADFRRGLEDRGLAYVLQAKAEMTAHSEDAEPHQPAYGGLGPRPLPRYRTRPVSLRDHVLAAGRRQGRTLTWRRGSKAAMSSHFVLVRIRLAGRRPKPATDGTIPLTWLIAQWPEGEDEPVKYWISNLPADIPARDLVRIAKLRWRIEHDYRELKTTLGLDHFEGRSFTGWHRHVTLVTAAHLFLTEQRTCPKAPARA; translated from the coding sequence ATGAGGGTCGGGGAACTCGCTTCGTGTCGTGTCCGGTTGGAGGAGTTCGGTGGGGAGGTGTTCGCGCCGCTGGTGCGGCGGGATCAGCGTGAGAAGGGTGCCCTGTATCTGCGGGGGCTGCTGCTGGACGGCCGGCGTAAGTCGATGCAGCCGATGGCCGGGCGCCTGGGGGTGGACCACCAGCAGCTTCAGCAGTTCATCACGTCCTCCACCTGGGCCTTTGACGCGGTGCGGGCCCGGTTGGCGTGGCGGGCCGTGCGGGTGGTCCGTCCTCAGGCGTGGGTGGTGGACGACACCGGGTTCCCGAAGGACGGCATCTCGTCGCCCGGGGTGGCCCGGCAGTACTCGGGCACCCTGGGCAAGGTCGGTAACTGCCAGATCGGCGTCAGCGTCCACGCCGCTTCCGACACCGCCTCGTGTCCGCTGTCCTGGCGTTTGTTCCTTCCCGAGAGCTGGGACACGCCAGAAGCGGCCAGCCGTCGGGAACGCTGTCGCATCCCTGATGACGAGCATCACCGCCCGAAGTGGCAGCTGGCGCTGGAGATGCTCGACGACCTGGCCGGCACCGGGCTGAAGCCGGCGGTGCTGGTCGCGGACACCGGATACGGCGCCAACGCCGACTTCCGCCGCGGCCTGGAAGACCGCGGCCTGGCCTACGTCCTGCAGGCCAAGGCCGAAATGACCGCCCACAGTGAGGATGCCGAACCCCACCAGCCTGCCTATGGCGGCCTGGGGCCCAGGCCCCTTCCGCGTTACCGCACCCGCCCGGTGTCCTTACGGGATCACGTGCTGGCCGCCGGACGACGCCAGGGACGAACCCTGACCTGGCGCAGGGGCTCCAAAGCCGCGATGAGCTCGCACTTCGTTCTTGTGAGGATCCGTCTCGCGGGGCGGCGGCCCAAGCCCGCCACCGACGGCACGATCCCGCTGACCTGGCTCATCGCCCAGTGGCCCGAAGGCGAGGACGAGCCGGTCAAGTACTGGATCTCGAACCTGCCCGCAGACATCCCCGCCCGCGACCTTGTCCGCATCGCGAAACTGCGGTGGCGCATCGAGCACGACTACCGCGAGCTGAAGACCACCCTCGGCCTCGACCACTTCGAGGGCCGCTCGTTCACCGGCTGGCACCGGCACGTCACCCTCGTCACCGCCGCCCACCTGTTCCTGACCGAACAGCGGACCTGCCCAAAAGCCCCTGCCAGGGCCTGA
- a CDS encoding DUF5133 domain-containing protein, whose product MLMAHPAVLTDLVEKYETLRALNAEKGGPAGRQRMEDVAYTLCVSTGTCDVDAALIAARHQLPGARPEDDSVLAAS is encoded by the coding sequence ATGCTGATGGCTCACCCGGCGGTGTTGACGGACCTGGTCGAAAAGTACGAGACGCTGCGGGCGCTGAATGCTGAGAAGGGCGGGCCTGCGGGGCGGCAGCGCATGGAGGACGTGGCCTACACGTTGTGCGTCTCGACTGGAACCTGCGACGTGGATGCCGCCCTGATCGCTGCGCGCCACCAGCTTCCCGGCGCCCGTCCCGAGGACGATTCAGTACTCGCTGCCAGCTGA
- a CDS encoding phage holin family protein: MTSDVQTLFRQEVELAKTEIREEATKAGKAAGMFGGAGFAGYMVALFLSLAAVFGLSNVMDAAWSALIITAVWAAIAAVLYAMGRTRMREVSPKPEQTVETLKEDAQWARHPTK; the protein is encoded by the coding sequence GTGACCTCGGACGTGCAGACGTTGTTCCGCCAGGAGGTGGAGCTTGCCAAGACGGAGATCCGCGAGGAGGCCACCAAGGCCGGTAAGGCCGCCGGCATGTTCGGAGGCGCCGGTTTCGCCGGATACATGGTGGCGCTGTTCCTGTCGCTCGCAGCGGTCTTCGGCCTATCGAACGTGATGGACGCCGCGTGGTCGGCACTGATCATCACGGCGGTGTGGGCGGCAATCGCAGCCGTGCTGTACGCAATGGGCCGCACCCGGATGCGGGAGGTCTCCCCGAAACCCGAGCAGACCGTAGAGACACTGAAGGAGGACGCGCAATGGGCACGTCACCCGACCAAATGA
- a CDS encoding helix-turn-helix domain-containing protein, giving the protein MDACKQLRIGRKTGYRWRAENGGLEPDYVPAASRSGRYLSLLERQRIASLRERGLTIREIAARLGRAPSTVSRELRRNSRPTTTESTMPTWPTTAAGNEPGVPVAPSMGTGQCVAGRRRSGGGPDRRRSDRIHHSHDPVAGSVRQRFARLDSWAR; this is encoded by the coding sequence GTGGACGCGTGCAAGCAACTGAGGATCGGGCGGAAGACCGGGTACCGGTGGCGGGCGGAGAATGGAGGCTTGGAGCCGGACTACGTTCCGGCTGCGTCCCGGTCAGGGCGGTACCTGTCCCTGCTGGAACGCCAGCGGATCGCTTCGCTGCGCGAACGCGGCCTGACGATCCGGGAGATAGCCGCCCGGCTCGGCCGGGCACCGTCGACGGTCAGCCGGGAGCTGCGGCGCAACAGCCGCCCCACGACTACGGAATCTACGATGCCGACCTGGCCCACCACCGCTGCCGGGAACGAGCCGGGCGTCCCCGTCGCGCCAAGCATGGGAACTGGTCAGTGCGTGGCTGGACGTCGTCGTTCTGGAGGCGGACCGGATCGCCGCCGGAGTGATCGGATACACCACAGCCACGATCCCGTAGCCGGATCCGTACGGCAACGGTTCGCGCGCCTCGACTCATGGGCCCGCTAG
- a CDS encoding isoprenylcysteine carboxyl methyltransferase family protein, producing MLLVTVERLAELLVARRNSAWSRARGGREYGRAHYPAMVALHAGLLVGCVAEPWAFGRPFLPVLGWPMLALAVAAQVLRWWCIITLGRRWNTRVVVVEGLPLVTYGPYRWLRHPNYLAVVVEGFALPLVHTAWATALCFTVLNLVLLSVRVRCEERALVGDRTVPMPGTAR from the coding sequence ATGCTCCTGGTCACCGTGGAGCGCCTCGCCGAACTCCTCGTGGCTCGCCGCAACAGCGCATGGAGCCGCGCACGCGGCGGCAGGGAATACGGGCGCGCCCACTACCCGGCGATGGTCGCCCTCCATGCCGGCCTGCTGGTGGGCTGCGTGGCCGAACCGTGGGCGTTCGGCCGTCCCTTCCTCCCGGTGCTCGGCTGGCCCATGCTGGCACTGGCCGTTGCCGCACAGGTGTTGCGCTGGTGGTGCATCATCACCCTCGGCCGGCGCTGGAACACCCGGGTCGTCGTGGTCGAAGGACTGCCGCTGGTCACCTACGGCCCCTACCGATGGCTGCGGCATCCCAACTACCTGGCAGTCGTGGTCGAGGGGTTCGCCCTCCCCCTTGTGCACACGGCCTGGGCGACCGCGCTCTGCTTCACCGTGCTGAACCTCGTGCTGCTCTCCGTGCGTGTCCGCTGTGAGGAGAGGGCGCTGGTCGGCGACCGTACCGTACCGATGCCGGGTACCGCACGATGA
- a CDS encoding YqjF family protein: MRSAALTARWLRQTFVHWPYPTEEVQALLPAGLRVDDYHGRAWVGLTPFVMASVRLGGVAPLPRSTFPETNLRTYVRLPDGRSGLWFLSLDVTHPLMLAARALGVPYHLADLTVRVDGPLVHYAGRRRGAGASYQLTVETGPPISADEFDRWLTSRWRAFSLRAGTLWQTPVRHQPWPFARVILVQLQQTLTSDAGLSSPATDPVVHYSPGVGPARIGMPRPVAASVFR; this comes from the coding sequence GTGAGGTCAGCGGCGCTGACGGCACGATGGCTGCGGCAGACCTTCGTGCACTGGCCCTACCCGACGGAGGAAGTACAGGCGCTGCTGCCCGCCGGGCTGCGCGTGGATGATTACCACGGCCGGGCATGGGTGGGCCTGACTCCCTTTGTCATGGCATCGGTCCGGCTCGGGGGCGTAGCGCCGCTGCCGCGTTCGACCTTTCCGGAGACGAACCTGCGCACCTACGTCCGGCTGCCGGACGGACGCAGCGGGCTGTGGTTCCTGTCCCTGGACGTCACCCATCCGCTGATGCTTGCGGCCCGAGCGCTCGGTGTTCCCTACCACCTCGCCGACCTTACGGTCCGGGTTGACGGCCCCCTCGTCCACTACGCGGGGCGGCGCCGCGGAGCAGGGGCCTCCTACCAGCTCACCGTCGAGACCGGTCCACCGATCAGCGCAGATGAATTCGACCGCTGGCTCACCTCCCGATGGAGAGCCTTCTCATTGCGGGCGGGCACGCTGTGGCAGACGCCGGTCCGACACCAGCCTTGGCCCTTCGCCCGCGTCATTCTTGTCCAGCTGCAGCAGACGCTCACGTCCGACGCCGGCCTCTCGTCCCCCGCGACCGATCCGGTTGTCCACTATTCACCCGGCGTCGGGCCTGCCCGTATCGGCATGCCCCGGCCCGTCGCCGCCTCGGTCTTCAGGTGA
- a CDS encoding hemerythrin domain-containing protein, protein MKHAGRVRDLPNELTTDHREVDGLFEQIEEAAPGSPERKNLADRLTIELVRHSVAEEEHLYPAVRRHLPGGDALADKEIADHGRVEELLKDLEGREADDPEFNYLLAQLRTEVEAHVADEESNLFVQLRSACTPGDLEELGDKIRSAKKLAPTRPHPSAPDTPPGNKLLAPGAGLVDRARNFITGRGK, encoded by the coding sequence GTGAAGCACGCGGGCAGAGTTCGGGACCTGCCTAACGAACTGACCACGGACCACCGCGAGGTGGATGGCCTTTTCGAACAGATCGAGGAGGCCGCGCCGGGCAGCCCGGAGCGCAAGAACCTGGCCGACCGGCTGACCATCGAACTGGTGCGGCACTCCGTCGCGGAGGAGGAGCACCTGTATCCCGCGGTACGCAGGCATCTGCCGGGCGGCGACGCGCTTGCTGACAAGGAGATCGCCGACCACGGAAGGGTCGAGGAGCTGCTCAAGGACCTGGAGGGGCGCGAGGCCGACGATCCCGAGTTCAACTACCTCCTCGCGCAGCTCAGGACCGAGGTGGAAGCCCACGTGGCGGATGAGGAGAGCAACCTCTTCGTACAGTTGCGATCCGCGTGCACACCCGGCGACTTGGAAGAACTCGGAGACAAGATCCGCTCGGCGAAGAAGCTTGCCCCCACGCGCCCGCACCCCAGTGCACCTGATACACCGCCGGGCAACAAGCTTCTGGCGCCCGGGGCCGGACTGGTCGACCGCGCCCGCAACTTCATCACCGGCCGCGGCAAGTAG
- a CDS encoding DUF3618 domain-containing protein: protein MGTSPDQMRAQIDTTRERLSENVDRLADRASPGQMVRRRKQRVRGAVSGLRDRVMGTVADSAGTARGRTQQATESAKESAGEAADAVRQAAGEAAGQVGDAAGRVGETVGRAPEQAVRQTQGNPLAAGLIAFGAGLLSASLLPVSETEQQAATQLAESEAVEPVKQAVVESAQQLREDATETAKQAAEQVKDTAADAAHTTKEQAGDQAAQVTDQARESGQEVTGEARGQSSGPA, encoded by the coding sequence ATGGGCACGTCACCCGACCAAATGAGGGCCCAGATCGACACCACCCGGGAGCGGCTGTCGGAGAACGTCGACCGGCTGGCCGACCGCGCCAGCCCCGGACAGATGGTGCGCCGCCGCAAGCAGCGGGTGCGCGGTGCAGTGTCGGGGCTTCGTGACCGTGTCATGGGGACCGTGGCCGACTCCGCCGGGACGGCCCGGGGTCGAACCCAGCAGGCCACCGAGTCGGCGAAGGAGAGCGCGGGCGAAGCCGCGGACGCCGTGCGCCAGGCGGCCGGAGAGGCCGCCGGGCAGGTCGGCGATGCGGCCGGACGGGTCGGTGAGACGGTCGGACGCGCACCGGAGCAGGCCGTGCGGCAGACGCAGGGCAATCCGCTCGCCGCCGGGCTGATCGCCTTCGGCGCCGGCCTGCTGAGCGCTTCACTGCTGCCGGTCTCCGAGACCGAGCAGCAGGCAGCCACACAGCTCGCCGAAAGTGAGGCTGTCGAGCCGGTCAAGCAGGCGGTGGTGGAATCGGCCCAGCAGCTGAGGGAGGACGCCACCGAGACCGCCAAGCAGGCAGCCGAGCAGGTCAAGGACACCGCCGCGGATGCCGCCCATACCACCAAGGAACAGGCCGGCGACCAGGCGGCGCAGGTGACCGATCAGGCCCGTGAGTCCGGCCAAGAGGTCACCGGTGAAGCACGCGGGCAGAGTTCGGGACCTGCCTAA
- a CDS encoding Rieske 2Fe-2S domain-containing protein — protein sequence MNDIPPGNGAVLRLNGRRCAVYRDEQGHASVFSARCSHLGCLMQFNDAERIWECPCHGSRLRRTARSCTGLPSGLWDLASCPKPGMSRGSSADAEW from the coding sequence GTGAATGACATCCCGCCCGGCAACGGAGCGGTCTTACGGCTGAACGGAAGGCGCTGCGCCGTGTACCGCGACGAGCAGGGCCACGCCAGCGTGTTCTCCGCACGATGCAGTCACCTCGGCTGCCTCATGCAGTTCAACGATGCCGAGCGGATCTGGGAATGCCCATGCCACGGCTCCCGCTTGCGACGGACGGCTCGGTCCTGCACGGGCCTGCCATCCGGCCTCTGGGACCTCGCGAGCTGCCCCAAACCGGGGATGAGCCGGGGTAGCAGCGCCGACGCAGAGTGGTGA
- a CDS encoding NAD(P)/FAD-dependent oxidoreductase, whose translation MIDLLVAGGGPAGLATAIHGALAGLEVVVAEPRPTPIDKACGEGLMPGALRALTQLGVTVAGQPFRGIRYVDGITGRHAEAQFRSGQGLGVRRTGLHAALAARAAQLGVRLVQRRLDNLYQDGACVTAGGLTARYLAAADGLHSPTRRALGLCAPHDPHRPARYGLRRHYAVEPWSDLVEVHWSGRSEAYVTPLAPDLVGIAVLTSERMAFEAQLSRFPVLMSRLCAAAGTTRVRGAGPLRQRVRSRVAGRVLLVGDAAGYVDALTGEGLTLALTAAGELVRCVRAGHPQDYERAWRKLSHSHLLLTGSLLWAREQPLVGPRIVPLASRLSWLFRQGVNLLA comes from the coding sequence ATGATCGATCTGCTCGTCGCTGGCGGCGGCCCGGCAGGGCTGGCCACAGCCATCCACGGCGCGCTGGCCGGCCTCGAGGTCGTCGTCGCCGAACCCCGACCCACACCCATCGACAAAGCCTGCGGCGAGGGGCTGATGCCGGGGGCCCTGCGGGCACTTACGCAGCTCGGTGTCACGGTCGCCGGACAGCCCTTCCGCGGCATCCGTTACGTGGACGGCATCACCGGGCGCCATGCGGAGGCACAGTTCCGCTCCGGCCAGGGCCTCGGCGTACGACGCACCGGCTTGCACGCGGCCCTGGCCGCCCGAGCCGCCCAGCTGGGGGTGCGGCTGGTGCAGCGCCGCCTCGACAACCTGTACCAGGACGGAGCGTGCGTCACCGCCGGCGGGCTGACGGCCCGGTACCTGGCCGCTGCCGACGGTCTCCACTCCCCGACGCGTCGCGCACTCGGCCTGTGTGCACCGCACGATCCACATCGGCCCGCGCGCTACGGACTGCGCCGCCACTACGCCGTCGAACCGTGGAGCGACCTGGTCGAGGTCCACTGGTCGGGACGCTCCGAGGCATACGTCACGCCGCTCGCGCCCGACCTCGTCGGCATCGCGGTCCTCACCAGCGAGCGCATGGCGTTCGAGGCGCAGCTGAGCCGGTTTCCCGTCCTGATGTCACGGCTGTGCGCCGCCGCGGGCACCACCCGGGTGCGTGGCGCCGGTCCGCTGCGACAGCGGGTGCGCTCGCGCGTCGCGGGCCGCGTCCTTCTCGTGGGTGACGCGGCCGGCTACGTGGACGCGCTCACCGGGGAGGGCCTGACGCTGGCCCTGACCGCCGCCGGTGAACTGGTCCGGTGCGTGCGAGCCGGACACCCGCAAGACTACGAGCGGGCCTGGAGAAAGCTCTCGCATAGCCACCTGCTGCTCACCGGCTCCTTGCTGTGGGCCCGTGAACAGCCACTCGTCGGACCGCGCATCGTGCCGCTCGCATCCCGCCTGAGCTGGCTGTTCCGGCAAGGCGTCAACCTCCTTGCCTGA
- a CDS encoding type III polyketide synthase: MTRVLAVSTVLPPHRYTQADITDALARCLPTGADAGLLRRIHASVQVEARHLALPLDRYERLGGFGRANDAYIEAALDLGAQAIEGALAEAGLTADTIDLVLSTSVTGIATPSLETRLAATVGLRPDVKRVPVFGLGCAGGAAGTARVHDYLVGRPDHVALLLSTELCSLTLQTSDTSTGNLVAGALFGDGAAALLAVGRDHPRHGDGPGPQVVAGRSRLYPGTGKLLGWEVGEWGFRMVLGSDLPEVIRLHVGEEIASFLADHDLKPPDVTAWICHPGGPKVLDVLAEVLGLPQSAFELSRRSLARSGNLSSASVLHVLLDAMTCGPPESGSTGLMLALGPGLASELVLLRW; encoded by the coding sequence ATGACGCGTGTCCTGGCAGTGAGCACGGTGTTGCCGCCCCACCGCTACACGCAGGCCGACATCACGGATGCGCTCGCCCGTTGTCTCCCGACGGGTGCGGACGCCGGTCTGCTGCGCCGTATCCATGCCTCTGTGCAGGTCGAGGCCCGGCATTTGGCGCTGCCGCTGGACCGGTACGAACGGCTCGGCGGCTTCGGCCGGGCCAACGACGCCTACATCGAGGCGGCGCTCGATCTCGGGGCCCAGGCCATCGAAGGGGCGCTGGCCGAAGCCGGACTGACCGCCGACACCATCGACCTCGTGCTGTCCACCTCGGTCACCGGCATTGCCACCCCGTCCTTGGAGACCCGGTTGGCCGCGACCGTCGGACTACGCCCCGACGTGAAGCGCGTGCCCGTCTTCGGACTCGGTTGTGCGGGCGGCGCGGCCGGCACCGCCCGAGTCCACGACTATCTCGTCGGGCGGCCGGATCATGTTGCGCTGTTGCTCTCCACCGAACTGTGTTCGCTCACGCTGCAGACCTCGGACACGTCCACCGGGAACCTGGTGGCAGGCGCCCTGTTCGGTGACGGAGCAGCAGCTCTGCTGGCCGTCGGCCGTGACCACCCCCGACATGGCGACGGCCCCGGTCCGCAGGTGGTGGCAGGCCGCAGCCGCCTTTATCCGGGCACCGGAAAGCTTCTCGGGTGGGAAGTCGGCGAGTGGGGCTTCCGCATGGTCCTCGGCAGCGACTTGCCCGAGGTGATCAGGCTGCACGTGGGAGAGGAGATCGCGTCCTTCCTTGCCGATCACGATCTCAAGCCACCGGACGTCACGGCCTGGATCTGCCATCCCGGCGGGCCGAAAGTCCTCGACGTGCTGGCTGAAGTCCTCGGGCTGCCGCAGTCGGCGTTCGAGTTGAGCCGGCGCTCACTGGCCCGCAGCGGGAATCTCTCATCGGCGTCCGTGTTGCATGTGCTGCTCGATGCGATGACCTGCGGACCGCCCGAGTCCGGGTCCACCGGGCTCATGCTGGCCCTCGGGCCCGGCCTCGCCTCCGAACTCGTCCTTCTGCGCTGGTAA